The following are from one region of the Oncorhynchus nerka isolate Pitt River linkage group LG8, Oner_Uvic_2.0, whole genome shotgun sequence genome:
- the kiss2 gene encoding kisspeptin 2, which produces MTTHCFLLHWLDAKCDHLDFDRMRMLAFFLVCAIIRQYGTWGTPTPGFGWTDIPGHTPAKAQEGHSVVMRSKVVSPNLPDDANLCYLLKEGDEDQQQIICKHRLTRTSKFNFNPFGLRFGKRDKFNPSKASLIRSSTSKLLPILLYFRELEIPA; this is translated from the exons ATGACCACACATTGTTTCTTGCTGCATTGGTTGGATGCGAAGTGTGATCACTTGGATTTTGACAGAATGAGAATGCTGGCATTTTTCCTGGTTTGTGCGATAATTCGCCAGTATGGAACATGGGGGACTCCAACTCCAGGATTTGGGTGGACGGATATTCCAG gaCATACACCTGCTAAGGCGCAAGAGGGGCACTCTGTTGTGATGAGAAGTAAAGTCGTCAGTCCGAATTTACCTGACGATGCGAACCTTTGTTACCTTTTGAAAGAAGGTGATGAAGACCAGCAACAAATTATCTGCAAACATCGTTTAACTCGGACCAGCAAATTCAACTTCAACCCGTTTGGTCTCCGATTCGGAAAGCGCGACAAATTTAACCCATCCAAGGCCAGCCTCATAAGATCCAGTACAAGCAAATTGTTGCCTATTCTACTCTACTTCAGAGAACTAGAAATTCCTGCCTAA